Proteins encoded in a region of the Leguminivora glycinivorella isolate SPB_JAAS2020 chromosome 23, LegGlyc_1.1, whole genome shotgun sequence genome:
- the LOC125238444 gene encoding 28S ribosomal protein S18c, mitochondrial, with translation MSLLKTMVSRYIWSPRLATIPRFSSNVANTSNDAPVEIENPYKKEERQCILCKLNITPDYKNYRLLSQFQSPYTGRIYGRHITGLCKSKQALVEAEIKKAQNCAFMPYFYKDKVFLKDPKLFDPENPIRSHRF, from the exons ATGTCACTGTTAAAAACAATGGTGTCTCGTTACATCT ggAGTCCACGGCTGGCTACCATTCCAAGATTCTCTTCCAACGTTGCGAATACCTCCAACGATGCTCCAGTTGAAATAGAAAACCCCTACAAGAAGGAAGAACGCCAATGCATATTATGTAAACTAAACATCACTCCGGACTACAAAAACTATCGTTTATTGTCACAGTTCCAGAGTCCATATACTGGCAGGATATACGGACGCCATATAACCGGTCTCTGCAAATCGAAACAAGCTTTAGTTGAAGCGGAAATAAAGAAAGCACAGAACTGCGCTTTCATGCCATACTTTTACAAAGATAAGGTGTTCCTGAAGGATCCAAAGTTGTTTGACCCTGAAAACCCTATCCGTTCTCACAGATTTTAA